The Glycine max cultivar Williams 82 chromosome 12, Glycine_max_v4.0, whole genome shotgun sequence genome window below encodes:
- the LOC100805240 gene encoding fatty acyl-CoA reductase 3 isoform X2, producing MGILHLIKSIVSYCFVKVHLEILRPLIILSPMELGSIMHFLQDKTILVTGATGFLAKIFVEKILRVQPNVKKLYLLLRARDTESATQRLHTEIIGKDLFRLLKEKLGTRFNSFVSEKLAVVPGDISQEDLNLEDPILGEEIFNQTDVIVNLAATTNFDERYDIALSINTLGVLHVLSFAKKCVKLKVLIHVSTAYVCGEREGLILEAPHHFGVSLNGVPGPDIDMEKKKVEDKLNQLREEGAIEHDIELAMKDLGTQRATMYGWPNTYVFTKAMGEMLVGTTKGNMNVVIVRPTMVTSTYKEPFPGWIEGLRTIDSIVVAYGKGKLVCFLANLEAVFDVIPADMVVNAMLVAMVAHANQPSDIIYHVGSSVVNPVMYLNLRDYSVRYFTEKPWINRDGKPVKVGKFTILRNMDSFRKYMYIRYLLPLKGLELVNAASCQYFQKMYLDFNRKIRTVLRLVELYKPYLFFNGVFDNTNTEKLLSSARQGGVETELFYFDTKMIDWEDYFINIHFPGIIKYAFK from the exons ATGGGCATATTACATTTAATCAAAAGTATTGTGTCGTATTGTTTTGTTAAAGTTCACTTAGAAATCCTTCGCCCTCTCATAATTTTATCTCCAATGGAATTGGGAAGCATAATGCACTTCCTTCAAGATAAGACCATTTTAGTCACTGGTGCCACTGGCTTCCTCGCAAAAA TTTTTGTGGAAAAAATATTGAGAGTTCAACCAAATGTGAAGAAACTTTACCTTCTTTTGAGAGCCAGAGATACTGAATCTGCTACTCAACGTTTACATACTGAG ATCATAGGGAAGGACTTATTTAGATTGCTGAAGGAAAAACTGGGTACAAGATTCAATTCCTTTGTGTCAGAAAAGTTGGCCGTAGTGCCTGGGGACATTTCTCAAGAGGACTTGAATTTGGAGGACCCAATTCTAGGGGAAGAGATTTTCAATCAAACAGATGTTATAGTTAATTTAGCTGCAACAACTAACTTTGATGAAAG ATATGATATTGCATTGAGTATAAATACATTAGGAGTTCTGCACGTGTTGAGCTTCGCCAAAAAATGTGTCAAACTAAAAGTGCTAATCCACGTATCAACAG CTTATGTATGTGGAGAAAGAGAAGGACTCATACTAGAGGCTCCACATCACTTTGGTGTGTCACTAAATGGAGTGCCCGGACCAGACATTGatatggaaaagaaaaaggtggaGGACAAATTGAATCAGCTTAGAGAGGAAGGAGCCATAGAACATGATATTGAATTGGCCATGAAGGACTTGGGTACTCAAAG AGCAACCATGTATGGATGGCCAAACACGTACGTCTTCACAAAGGCAATGGGAGAAATGCTTGTAGGAACTACAAAGGGAAACATGAACGTTGTAATTGTACGTCCCACAATGGTTACTAGCACTTACAAAGAACCTTTCCCTGGTTGGATTGAAGGTTTAAG AACCATAGACAGCATAGTTGTTGCTTATGGTAAAGGAAAACTAGTATGCTTCCTTGCGAATCTTGAGGCAGTTTTTGACGTG ATACCGGCTGACATGGTGGTGAATGCAATGCTAGTGGCCATGGTGGCTCATGCAAATCAACCTAGTGATATCATATATCATGTGGGTTCCTCTGTTGTAAATCCAGTTATGTACCTTAATCTTCGAGACTATAGTGTAAGATATTTCACAGAAAAACCTTGGATAAACAGGGATGGAAAGCCCGTCAAGGTTGGCAAATTTACCATATTGAGAAACATGGATAGCTTCCGCAAATATATGTACATTCGTTACCTGCTTCCCTTAAAG GGACTAGAGCTTGTCAATGCAGCTTCATGCCAGTATTTTCAGAAAATGTATCTTGACTTCAATCGGAAGATCCGTACTGTCTTGCGATTGGTTGAACTTTACAAGCCTTACTTGTTCTTCAATGGGGT ATTTGATAATACGAATACAGAAAAGTTATTATCATCGGCAAGACAAGGTGGGGTAGAGACCGAATTGTTTTACTTTGACACAAAAATGATTGATTGGGAGGACTATTTCATCAATATTCATTTTCCTGGGATCATCAAGTATGCCTTCAAGTGA
- the LOC100805240 gene encoding fatty acyl-CoA reductase 3 isoform X4: MEKKKVEDKLNQLREEGAIEHDIELAMKDLGTQRATMYGWPNTYVFTKAMGEMLVGTTKGNMNVVIVRPTMVTSTYKEPFPGWIEGLRTIDSIVVAYGKGKLVCFLANLEAVFDVIPADMVVNAMLVAMVAHANQPSDIIYHVGSSVVNPVMYLNLRDYSVRYFTEKPWINRDGKPVKVGKFTILRNMDSFRKYMYIRYLLPLKGLELVNAASCQYFQKMYLDFNRKIRTVLRLVELYKPYLFFNGVACFAHRFDNTNTEKLLSSARQGGVETELFYFDTKMIDWEDYFINIHFPGIIKYAFK; encoded by the exons atggaaaagaaaaaggtggaGGACAAATTGAATCAGCTTAGAGAGGAAGGAGCCATAGAACATGATATTGAATTGGCCATGAAGGACTTGGGTACTCAAAG AGCAACCATGTATGGATGGCCAAACACGTACGTCTTCACAAAGGCAATGGGAGAAATGCTTGTAGGAACTACAAAGGGAAACATGAACGTTGTAATTGTACGTCCCACAATGGTTACTAGCACTTACAAAGAACCTTTCCCTGGTTGGATTGAAGGTTTAAG AACCATAGACAGCATAGTTGTTGCTTATGGTAAAGGAAAACTAGTATGCTTCCTTGCGAATCTTGAGGCAGTTTTTGACGTG ATACCGGCTGACATGGTGGTGAATGCAATGCTAGTGGCCATGGTGGCTCATGCAAATCAACCTAGTGATATCATATATCATGTGGGTTCCTCTGTTGTAAATCCAGTTATGTACCTTAATCTTCGAGACTATAGTGTAAGATATTTCACAGAAAAACCTTGGATAAACAGGGATGGAAAGCCCGTCAAGGTTGGCAAATTTACCATATTGAGAAACATGGATAGCTTCCGCAAATATATGTACATTCGTTACCTGCTTCCCTTAAAG GGACTAGAGCTTGTCAATGCAGCTTCATGCCAGTATTTTCAGAAAATGTATCTTGACTTCAATCGGAAGATCCGTACTGTCTTGCGATTGGTTGAACTTTACAAGCCTTACTTGTTCTTCAATGGGGT TGCTTGTTTTGCACACAGATTTGATAATACGAATACAGAAAAGTTATTATCATCGGCAAGACAAGGTGGGGTAGAGACCGAATTGTTTTACTTTGACACAAAAATGATTGATTGGGAGGACTATTTCATCAATATTCATTTTCCTGGGATCATCAAGTATGCCTTCAAGTGA
- the LOC100805240 gene encoding fatty acyl-CoA reductase 3 isoform X1: protein MGILHLIKSIVSYCFVKVHLEILRPLIILSPMELGSIMHFLQDKTILVTGATGFLAKIFVEKILRVQPNVKKLYLLLRARDTESATQRLHTEIIGKDLFRLLKEKLGTRFNSFVSEKLAVVPGDISQEDLNLEDPILGEEIFNQTDVIVNLAATTNFDERYDIALSINTLGVLHVLSFAKKCVKLKVLIHVSTAYVCGEREGLILEAPHHFGVSLNGVPGPDIDMEKKKVEDKLNQLREEGAIEHDIELAMKDLGTQRATMYGWPNTYVFTKAMGEMLVGTTKGNMNVVIVRPTMVTSTYKEPFPGWIEGLRTIDSIVVAYGKGKLVCFLANLEAVFDVIPADMVVNAMLVAMVAHANQPSDIIYHVGSSVVNPVMYLNLRDYSVRYFTEKPWINRDGKPVKVGKFTILRNMDSFRKYMYIRYLLPLKGLELVNAASCQYFQKMYLDFNRKIRTVLRLVELYKPYLFFNGVACFAHRFDNTNTEKLLSSARQGGVETELFYFDTKMIDWEDYFINIHFPGIIKYAFK from the exons ATGGGCATATTACATTTAATCAAAAGTATTGTGTCGTATTGTTTTGTTAAAGTTCACTTAGAAATCCTTCGCCCTCTCATAATTTTATCTCCAATGGAATTGGGAAGCATAATGCACTTCCTTCAAGATAAGACCATTTTAGTCACTGGTGCCACTGGCTTCCTCGCAAAAA TTTTTGTGGAAAAAATATTGAGAGTTCAACCAAATGTGAAGAAACTTTACCTTCTTTTGAGAGCCAGAGATACTGAATCTGCTACTCAACGTTTACATACTGAG ATCATAGGGAAGGACTTATTTAGATTGCTGAAGGAAAAACTGGGTACAAGATTCAATTCCTTTGTGTCAGAAAAGTTGGCCGTAGTGCCTGGGGACATTTCTCAAGAGGACTTGAATTTGGAGGACCCAATTCTAGGGGAAGAGATTTTCAATCAAACAGATGTTATAGTTAATTTAGCTGCAACAACTAACTTTGATGAAAG ATATGATATTGCATTGAGTATAAATACATTAGGAGTTCTGCACGTGTTGAGCTTCGCCAAAAAATGTGTCAAACTAAAAGTGCTAATCCACGTATCAACAG CTTATGTATGTGGAGAAAGAGAAGGACTCATACTAGAGGCTCCACATCACTTTGGTGTGTCACTAAATGGAGTGCCCGGACCAGACATTGatatggaaaagaaaaaggtggaGGACAAATTGAATCAGCTTAGAGAGGAAGGAGCCATAGAACATGATATTGAATTGGCCATGAAGGACTTGGGTACTCAAAG AGCAACCATGTATGGATGGCCAAACACGTACGTCTTCACAAAGGCAATGGGAGAAATGCTTGTAGGAACTACAAAGGGAAACATGAACGTTGTAATTGTACGTCCCACAATGGTTACTAGCACTTACAAAGAACCTTTCCCTGGTTGGATTGAAGGTTTAAG AACCATAGACAGCATAGTTGTTGCTTATGGTAAAGGAAAACTAGTATGCTTCCTTGCGAATCTTGAGGCAGTTTTTGACGTG ATACCGGCTGACATGGTGGTGAATGCAATGCTAGTGGCCATGGTGGCTCATGCAAATCAACCTAGTGATATCATATATCATGTGGGTTCCTCTGTTGTAAATCCAGTTATGTACCTTAATCTTCGAGACTATAGTGTAAGATATTTCACAGAAAAACCTTGGATAAACAGGGATGGAAAGCCCGTCAAGGTTGGCAAATTTACCATATTGAGAAACATGGATAGCTTCCGCAAATATATGTACATTCGTTACCTGCTTCCCTTAAAG GGACTAGAGCTTGTCAATGCAGCTTCATGCCAGTATTTTCAGAAAATGTATCTTGACTTCAATCGGAAGATCCGTACTGTCTTGCGATTGGTTGAACTTTACAAGCCTTACTTGTTCTTCAATGGGGT TGCTTGTTTTGCACACAGATTTGATAATACGAATACAGAAAAGTTATTATCATCGGCAAGACAAGGTGGGGTAGAGACCGAATTGTTTTACTTTGACACAAAAATGATTGATTGGGAGGACTATTTCATCAATATTCATTTTCCTGGGATCATCAAGTATGCCTTCAAGTGA
- the LOC100805240 gene encoding fatty acyl-CoA reductase 3 isoform X3 translates to MGILHLIKSIVSYCFVKVHLEILRPLIILSPMELGSIMHFLQDKTILVTGATGFLAKIFVEKILRVQPNVKKLYLLLRARDTESATQRLHTEIIGKDLFRLLKEKLGTRFNSFVSEKLAVVPGDISQEDLNLEDPILGEEIFNQTDVIVNLAATTNFDERYDIALSINTLGVLHVLSFAKKCVKLKVLIHVSTAYVCGEREGLILEAPHHFGVSLNGVPGPDIDMEKKKVEDKLNQLREEGAIEHDIELAMKDLGTQRATMYGWPNTYVFTKAMGEMLVGTTKGNMNVVIVRPTMVTSTYKEPFPGWIEGLRTIDSIVVAYGKGKLVCFLANLEAVFDVIPADMVVNAMLVAMVAHANQPSDIIYHGWKARQGWQIYHIEKHG, encoded by the exons ATGGGCATATTACATTTAATCAAAAGTATTGTGTCGTATTGTTTTGTTAAAGTTCACTTAGAAATCCTTCGCCCTCTCATAATTTTATCTCCAATGGAATTGGGAAGCATAATGCACTTCCTTCAAGATAAGACCATTTTAGTCACTGGTGCCACTGGCTTCCTCGCAAAAA TTTTTGTGGAAAAAATATTGAGAGTTCAACCAAATGTGAAGAAACTTTACCTTCTTTTGAGAGCCAGAGATACTGAATCTGCTACTCAACGTTTACATACTGAG ATCATAGGGAAGGACTTATTTAGATTGCTGAAGGAAAAACTGGGTACAAGATTCAATTCCTTTGTGTCAGAAAAGTTGGCCGTAGTGCCTGGGGACATTTCTCAAGAGGACTTGAATTTGGAGGACCCAATTCTAGGGGAAGAGATTTTCAATCAAACAGATGTTATAGTTAATTTAGCTGCAACAACTAACTTTGATGAAAG ATATGATATTGCATTGAGTATAAATACATTAGGAGTTCTGCACGTGTTGAGCTTCGCCAAAAAATGTGTCAAACTAAAAGTGCTAATCCACGTATCAACAG CTTATGTATGTGGAGAAAGAGAAGGACTCATACTAGAGGCTCCACATCACTTTGGTGTGTCACTAAATGGAGTGCCCGGACCAGACATTGatatggaaaagaaaaaggtggaGGACAAATTGAATCAGCTTAGAGAGGAAGGAGCCATAGAACATGATATTGAATTGGCCATGAAGGACTTGGGTACTCAAAG AGCAACCATGTATGGATGGCCAAACACGTACGTCTTCACAAAGGCAATGGGAGAAATGCTTGTAGGAACTACAAAGGGAAACATGAACGTTGTAATTGTACGTCCCACAATGGTTACTAGCACTTACAAAGAACCTTTCCCTGGTTGGATTGAAGGTTTAAG AACCATAGACAGCATAGTTGTTGCTTATGGTAAAGGAAAACTAGTATGCTTCCTTGCGAATCTTGAGGCAGTTTTTGACGTG ATACCGGCTGACATGGTGGTGAATGCAATGCTAGTGGCCATGGTGGCTCATGCAAATCAACCTAGTGATATCATATATCAT GGATGGAAAGCCCGTCAAGGTTGGCAAATTTACCATATTGAGAAACATGGATAG